The DNA sequence CGGCAATTCATGGTAATGGTACAGGAGATTTATTAGAAAAGGTAACAGAATATGTGCCTTCGATGGATGAGTGGGAGGAGGTAGAAGAAACAAAGGTTGCTATTGTTGGTCGTCCTAATGTCGGCAAATCAAGTCTTTTAAATGCCTTGACAGGAGAAAAAAGAGCGATCGTTAGTCCTATTTCTGGTACTACCAGAGATGCCATTGATATGGTAGTAGAACGAGATGGAAAAACCTATCGTTTAATTGATACTGCGGGTATCAGAAGGAAAAAAAATGTTGATTATGGTACGGAATTTTTTAGTATTAATCGGGCATTTAAAGCCATCAAAAGGGCTGATGTGGTGTTATTTGTAATCGATGTTTTGGATGGTGTTACTGAACAGGATTTGAAGTTAGCAGGAAGAATTATCGATGAGGGTAAAGCGGCTGTAATTGTCGTTAATAAATGGGATGCGGTGGAAAAAGATACCCATACTATTTATGAATATCAGAAAATTATAGGCGATCGCCTCTACTTTATGGAATGGGCAGATCGAGTTTTTATCTCGGCGATGACAGGCAAAAGAGTTGACAAAATTTTGGAATTAATTGACATCGCCGCCGAAGGACATCAAAAACGAGTCAGTACCTCTGTAATTAATGAAGTTATTGAAGATGCTGTGCGTTGGCACTCACCCCCTACCAGTCGTCAAGGTAAACAGGGTAAGATTTATTATGGTACTCAAGTTACATCCAAACCCCCAACTATTGCCTTATTTGTGAATGATCCAAAACGCTTTAATGATAGCTATCGTCGTTATATGGAAAAACAATTTAGACAACAATTAGGCTTTCACGGTACACCCTTAAAATTGCTCTGGCGTGGTAAGAGTTTAAGGGAAGGAGAAAAAATGGGCAGTAGCAATCGAGCAACAAAAGTTTAATCTGATTTAGCAATTAGTGGCGTTGGTGAATTAAGTTATGATTTTTAGTTTAAATCGGGAATAGGGAATAGGCAAAGGTAAATAGTTGATAGTTAATAACTCCGTTCACGACTGAAAGGAGTGTACGAGCGTAGCGAACTCTCCGAACCCCGAACCCCGAACTCCTAACCCTTTCATCATTAATACCAAAGACAATGATTAACCAATCTGGTTCAAAAGTTAACCTTGTGATTACTATGGGTGATCCTGCTAGTATAGGAGGGGAAATAATTTTAAAAGCCCTTAGCATCTCCTCTATACATGATCGTGCTAATATTACGATTGTTGGATCTCGATCGCATCTTGAAAAGACTTATCATCATTTACAACCTTTTACATCCCAAGAATTAATACATCCAGATAGTTTAAATATTATTGAAGTGGACACCCCAGAAAATATTATTTGGGGCAAGGGAAATCAAGAGACAGGTAAAGCTAGTTTTTTATACTTAGAAAATGCGATCGCACTTACTTTAAAAGGTCAGTTTGAAGGTATTGTCACCGCCCCCATTGCAAAATCTCTTTGGCAAAGTGCAGGATATGACTACCCCGGACAAACAGAGGTTTTAGCCCAAAAAAGCGGACGGGAAAAATTTGCCATGATGTTTCTTGGGTTATCTCCTTACACTAATTGGGTCTTACGTACTATTTTGGCAACTACCCATATCCCCTTAAAAACTGTTTCAGATAACCTTAATTCGTCCATTTTAGACTCTAAACTAGAATTGTTGATTGAAAACTTAAAACAAGACTTTAACCTTGAAAAAAGCACCATAGCAGTGGCAGGATTAAACCCCCATAGTGGTGAGGATGGAAAATTAGGTACAGAGGAGAAAGAATGGTTACAAGACTGGTTAATCAATGCTCAGAAAAAATACCCTCAAGTTAAATTAATCGGTTTGATTCCACCTGATATTATGTGGATTAAACCAACTCAGGCATGGTTTAGAAATGGTAATATAGATACTCCTGATGCGTTTCTTGCACTATATCATGATCAAGGTTTGATTCCCGTAAAAGCTATGGCATTTGATCAAGCGGTCAATACTACCGTAGGCTTACCTTTTGTTAGAACTTCCCCCGATCATGGTACTGCTTTTGATATTGCTGGTCAAGGGGTGGCTAATCCTTCAAGTATGCTTTCTGCTATTGAATGGGCGATCGCACTGTGCCATAATAGAAAACAAAGTTAGTTTTGGTTAGGAGTTTTGCGAGATAGAGATTTTGAAGGATTGGGGTGTTGGGGTTAAGTATATTCAACCCTTATAAGAAACTAATTGTTATTCGATTGTTCGAGGAGTAACCAGAAAGCCTCAAAGGATTGAGACTCAGGAGAAGATTGAATGGCTAAAAAATGAACTCCATTCGCTTGTTTTTTTGCGTTTTCAAAGCCTTCCGCCTCGGATAAAGTGTTTTTGTCTGTCAGGTTAACTAATACCCAACTATCACTCACCCCTGTTTCTAAGCAAATACTGGGGAATTTTCCTCTATCTAATCTTAAATAACCTAATTCTAATCCTGACATCCATCCTGCAAGAGGTAAAGCACGGGAGGAAAAGATGATTAAGCCCGGAATCTTGGTATCTTGTGAGATATTAGCTATTTCAAGGGGAAACGCTTCTCTAAAACCTATATCCCATTCGGGCATTTCTTCTAAATCTTTCCCATTCAAACTAACTAATGCCCATTTATCTTTTTTATCTCCTTTTAAAGCATCGGGAAGATTAACTGGGTTGGTTTGGGGATATTGAACAGAAGCGGCTATAGTGGCTTTTTTGTCATAGCCTTCTTGGAGGGGATAAAATGATGTCATTCTCTGTTCTAACCATTGATTAAGAGTATAAGTGTGACGGGAAGCAAGGGCTGGAATTCCTGCATCTTCACACCCTTTCAGAATCATGTTATTCATTTGACGACGAAAGAAGCGGATTTTACTGGGAGTTTCTCCTGCTTTTTCTATGGCAGTTGCGATCGCATTTTGAAGAGTAATGGAGTTAACTTCTGTATTAGTGCAAAATTGAGAATAGCGAAATAATTTACTTGTATCGGTGTCTATAGTGGTTGGACTTTCGCAGATGAGAATTTCCCAACGTTTTTTGTTGTTTTCATCAATAATTGGACGAGAATAAAAGTCTAACTCCCAAATTTTTCCCATAATTATCTATATTCCAAGGGGCGATCGAGGTTTTATGTCTAGGCTATATTATCATTTACGGGTCTTTGGGTCAAATAAACCTCAGTTGTTTAGCCCAAATGTTTAATTTAGCTGAATTCAATATAAATTTGTCGGTTAAGATAAGCAACAGACAATAGTTTTCTGTAAGTTATTATGACTTTTCCTTAATTTCTTTCTCCCGTGACAATATAAGATACTCTCTGAGCTATATTAGTAGCATGATCTGCCATTCTTTCTATGTGGCGAATTGCTAAAGCTAATAGGATAATGGGTTCTACCACTCCCTTAATGTCTTTTTGTTGTGCAAGAGTGTGATAGAGCCTCTCATAAGCATTATCGACAGTATCATCTAGGAGTTTAATTTTTTCTCCTGCCTGAGAATCTAACTCACTTAGGGCAACCATTGCTTTTGCTAACATAATTTGAGCGTGTTTCGACATAGTGGCTAATTCGGGCATACAGGAATGAGACGGATAGAGAGCCAGTTTTATGGCTATTTGTCCTAAATCTTTGGCATAGTCTCCAATTCTTTCTAAATCTCTGACTAATTGCATAAAAGCACTTAATATTCTTAAGTCTTGAGCAACTGGTGCTTGTAATGTGAGAATTGTTGCACACCTCATTTCTATATGTCGATAGTATCGGTCAATTTCTATGTCTTGGTTTGTGATTAACACAACTGCCTCTAAGTCTCCATCAAATAAGGCTTGATGACTGTAACGAAAAGACTCCTCGACTAAAGCTCCCATGCGTAGTACATCCTGAGCTACTTCGCTAGTGTGTCTTTGTAATCTACTACCCTCTCCGATAAGTTGGTTTGATAATGCCACTGTTTTTTTGTCCCGAAATTAATCCCTTTAATGATCCTTATTTAGGTTTTTATTCTATCTCGAAAAAAGTGATTCTGTGATGTTATCTTAATAACAAAGCTGAAAAATAAAATATTTTTTTTAGAAAATGATTCACGGTTTTATCCCCCCCCATCGCTTTTTTGCCTATTTAACGTGGCAAGAAATTGACATAATGTCAAATAAGGAAAACACTGTAATTATTCAACCTATAGGTGCGATCGAGCAACACGGTTATCATTTACCCTTAGTGGTAGATTCGGCAATTAGTGAGGGAGTTTTGGGGAAAGCGTTGACATTACTATCTAATCAAATTCCTGCTTTTGCTTTACCTACCCTTTATTATGGTAAATCTAACGAACATGAAGGATTTGCTGGAACTATTACTATTAGTTCTCAAACTCTTTACTCTCTAATCCTAGAAATGGCAGAAAGTATTTACAAGGCTGGATTTAGAAAATTAATCTTAATGAATTCTCACGGTGGACAACCCCAAGTTATGGAAATAGTTGCCCGTGATTTACATCAAAAATTTCCCGATTTAGATGTTTTTCCTTTTTTTACTTGGAGAGTTCCGAATATTACAAACGAACTGCTAACAGAAGAAGAACAAGAGTGGGGAATTCATGCGGGAGATGCCGAAACCAGTTTAATGTTGGCTTTACTGCCCCAACAAGTAAAAATGGATTTAGCGATAAAAGAATATCCCCGTAATCTTGCACCCAACAGTTTACTATCAATGGAGGGAAAATTACCCTTTGCTTGGTTAACAAAAGAGTTAAGCGATAGTGGTGTGATGGGGGATGCTACCTCCGCTACAAAGGAAAAAGGCGATCGCATCTTAGCTTCTTTAGCACAAGGTTGGGTAAGGGTTATTGAAGATGTTTATAATTTTTAGTAATTTAATTAAAGAAGGGGCAAAGGTGTTAATATCACTGCATAGTCTTCAAATTTCGCAAACGATTAATAGCACAAGCTAACTCGAAATGACGAAACATAGTTAAATCTCCTTGAGGAAAATCTGTTAATATATCTAATCCTTTAGTCTCTAAATCTTTCATCAATAAATTGATAGCTTCGGAAAGGGATTGTTTTTGTCTTAAATATTTTTTCTGCATATATAATATAGAAAATGCGATCGCTCTTAGTTGACCATTTTCCACTAACTGAGAAACAGAGGCTAAATCTATATTTTCTGTCCCAAATTGGATTGTATCTAAATCTCTAACTTGGATTTTGACATCTCGCTTACCTCTTTTTGCAGAAATACTTTCAGGATTAATAAAACGGGGAGTAATCTTACCGAATTTGATACTATCGCTCCTCTCCCTAAATTGAGGAAAATCGAGGGCAATTTGTTTCGCTTTATCTGTCACATTTAAAGGTTGAAAACTATCCATAGCAATGACAGTATTTGCTACTTCAAAATAATCCCCACTTCCCCCCATTACCAAAATAGTAGAGATACCATAATCCTCATACAATGCCTTAATTTTATCCACTAAAGGAGTAATTGGTTCTTTTTCTTTGGCAATTAACTTCTGCATCCTTCCATCTCGAATCATGAAATTAGTCGCTGAAGTATCCTCATCAATCAACAATAACTTACTGCCCACTTCCAAGGCTTCCATAATATTCGCACTTTGAGAAGTACTACCACTGGCATTTGGAGTATGAAAATTAACCGTTGACTTACCTTGAGGAAGATGATTAATAAAAGGAGAAATATCAACTCCCGTGATGCTACGGCCATCTTCAGCTCGAATTTTTACCCCTGTTGAATTTGTTATCACTAATTCCCTACCATCGTCAGGAATATGATTATATACCCCCAATTCGATGGCATGAAGTAAAGTTGACTTACCATGATAACCGCCCCCAACAATAAGAGTGATTCCTTTTTTAATACCCATTCCCTTTACTTTACCTCGATTTGGACAGATAAATTCTACTTCCAGAGAAGGAGGAGATTGAAATTTAATCGCTTCTTTTCCTTGTAAGGGCAAAGGAGAAATACCACTATCACGGGGTAGAATAGCATCGTTTGCCACAAATGCCACTAAATCTTGATTGTCTAATTCTTGACGAATATAATTAGCATCTTCAACGGTTTCTACATGGTATTTAATATCTTGATGATTAAGTCCATCATATAACAAGCATTGGTTAACTATTTCGGAGATATTTTCGCAAAGTAATTCTATGGCTTGAAATCCTAAGATTCTTCTCCCGTTAGCAGGTAGCCCCACCACTAAACGCACTTCTAACTCTTGTTTATTCAGTAAAACACTACTGCGTTGTATCACTTCTTGAGCAATATCAGCAATGGCAATCAAACCACTTTTGCCACTACCTCGCCTCTGACTAATTTGTTTAAGACTATTACTAATTTGACGATGAATATAATCTGTTAAGGCAATATTGCGAATAGAAGAATCAAATAAATTTTCAGGAAATTTAGCTATAGATTGATTTATTTTTATTCTAACTTTACTAGGAGAAGCAAAAGGATCTCCTTGAACATGATCTATTATTAAGTTAAATTTATCGAATTTATACTCACTTTTTATACTTTTATAAGCTGGATAACTTTTTCCATCTAAATTTTTTAATAATTCTTTTAATTGTAGATTACTTTTCATTGTTCTTAAAAATAACTCAAACGCTCCCCCATTATTGCCTATTCCCTGTCTTAGCCAGATAAATTGAATACAAAACTAGGTTAATTATTACTCAAAGGGTAGGGGCGGCGGCAAGTAGAGTTTTTGTATAAGGATGCTGAGGATTGTTAAATATTTTCTCGGTGACATCTAGTTCAACTATTTTACCACCATTCATGACGGCAATGCGATCGCACAGAAAACGAGCTACCGATAAGTCATGGGTGATGAATAGATAAGTTAGCTTAAATTCCTGTTTTAGTTCTAGCATCAATTCTAATACCTGCGCTTGTACCGTTGCATCTAACATACTGACAGGCTCATCACAAATCACTAATTTCGGTTGTGTAATTAAGGCACGGGCAATGGCAACTCTTTGTTGTTGACCTCCTGAAAGTTCTTTCGGGTAACGATTATAATATTCTTTGGGGTCTAATCCTACTCTTTGTAGCATATTTTCAACCCGTTGACGATTTTCTAATTTATTACCTAGTTGATGAATGATTAAAGGTTCAATAATAGATTCCCCTATAGTCATCATAGGATTTAAACAGGCGTGGGGGTCTTGAAAAATCATTTGAATTTCCCTTCTTAAACCCCGTAACTGTGACCTAGAAAGGGTTGTTAGGTCTTTTCCTTGCCATAATACCTGCCCATTGGTTGCCCGAATTAATTGCAAAATAGTGCGGGATAGGGTACTTTTCCCACAACCAGATTCTCCCACTAAACCAAGGATTTCCCCTTGCCAAATGTTTAAATTGAGATCATCAACGGCTTTAATAAACTGACTTTTTTTTCCTAATAATTGCTCGATAAAGTTAACGGAAATAGTATAATATTTTTGCAGATTTTTTAATTCTAATAAAGGCTTATTTTCTTCTTTTTTTTCTTCTCTATTATCATTTCCTGTGTGATGAAGATGAAAAGCGGCTTTTAACAATGACTGAGTATATTCATGTTTAGGGCTATATATAACATCTTTTACTGTTCCCATTTCCACCATTTTCCCGCCATACATAACACCGATGCGATCGCAATATTTTGCTACCATAGCTAAATCATGGGAAATCAATAATAATCCCATATCTCTTTCTCTACATAATGCAGTTAATTCACGCAGAATTTCTCCTGCAATAGTAACATCTAAACTGGTAGTGGGCTCATCAGCGATAATTACTTTAGGTTCTAATAATAATGCAAGTGCGATCGCAACTCTTTGTCTCATACCGCCACTAAACTCATGAGGATACTGATTAAATCTATCAGGGGATATTTTCACCGTAGCCAAAGCAGTGAGGGCTTTTTCTTTTGCTTGAGATGAAGATAAATGGGGTTGATGAGCCTTGAGAGTTTCTATACAATGATCTCCAATCGTCATTAAAGGATCAAGCCTTGTCATAGGGTCTTGAAAAACTAAAGCAACAACTTCCCCTCGAAATCTGCGTAAAGCAGAAGCAGTATAATCATAAATAGACTCTCCTTGAAACCTTGCCTCTCCCTCTACCCTTGTCTGATTAGGTAAAAGACGCATCATCGCTCTGCCCAAAGTTGATTTACCACAACCCGATTCCCCCACCAAAGCCATTATTTCCCCTGTATTCAGTTGAAAAGAAACACCATCTACTGCCCAAGGGGGGTTACTATCATCTGCTCCATGAATAGTAGAATAGGCAATACGTAAATTGTTAATGTCTAAAAGGCATTGACTCATAAAAGAAACAGGGGATTAACAAACTGGATAAGTGCTAGTCAATTATTAATTACTAACTGCTGATTAGTCAATTTTTTTACTAAATCTAAATTATAAGCAAAAGGTCTTTTTATCGGTTGATAATCTTTGACATGAGTTTCTCCATGACGTAATACAGCATTAACTAACAAACAAGAATCATTACTCAAATTGATTGCACCATGAGGAATACCCGGGGGAATTGTAATTACTTGGGGATTATTTTCTGTTAAATGTAAATATTGATATTGACGATTTTGTAAAACTACTAAAACAAAATTACCTTTTACAACTAATAATTGATCCGTTTGAAAATGATGGACAAATAAATCATCAATAGTGTGCGGTGGAATTTGCACTAACATGGTTTCATGGCTAGACTGGGGAGTATAAAATAAAGCCATTCCTCCCTGAATTGATTGCAATTTTTGTTGTGAAACACTCTTGATTTGTGCCATTTTGTTCACCTTTTCTTGCTCTTTAATTCTAAGATAATCAAGATCTTTGTTAAAAAATGTTAAGTTAGTTACATAAATATATTTTGAATATTATCAACAAAAGACAATTTTTTCTTAAACTATATTAGGAACAAATAGAGGAGAAAATAATAAGTATAATTAGATTTCTAATAAACATAAAAAATATTAATTTTACCAAAAATACAGTATAAAAATAGATATGAGTATATGTGATATAGCTATTAATGAAAATATTGCAAAAATATTAGGAGAAATAGTATTTTTAATGGGCAGTTGTGACAATTCAAAAAAATACCCCGTTAGTTTTATTATTAACTACCTTTTACCATCAATACATCTAAATCAATATAGAATTTATAGAACCGTAAAAGAAAATAAGCCTATTGGTTTTGTCTGTTGGGCTTTTGTTAATGATCAAGTAGAAGAACAACTAATTAAAAATGATATTAACTTGACTATTGAAGAAAGAAAATCAGGAGAAATTCTTTATATTCTTTACTTTATAGCCCCCTTTGGTCATGCTAAAAAAATTACTCAAGACCTAAAAAATAATATTTTTCCTCACAGAATTGTGAAGGGTTTAAGACTGACTAAAGATAGTAAAAAAATAGCCAAAATCGCCATTTATCATAACAGAAATAAAAGTTAAGCAAAATCTTTCATCAGGCTATAATCTAAGGGTCAATATCCTATGTGAAGGAAAAAATACTCCAAAATGGGCAAATTATATCAAGGCACGGAAAGCCACGATCGCATCGACATTAGAAATACTAACTTTAATGTAGTTTGGGCAAAATCTGGGGTTGATGTTGTACACGCCAGAGAAGATAATGACACCGTCTCAGGGGCAAATGATCAAGACATCATTCATGGTTATGGCGGAGATGACTTTCTCATGGGTGAGGGAGGACGAGATTATATATATGCAGGTCAAGGAAATGACACTATTCACGGGGGTTACGCCAATTGGGTTCCGGGTGGAAAAGATGACCTAGCCGACTACATCAGAGGTGACGAAGGAGATGATGCCCTAATTGGAGAAAGAGGTAATGATACCCTTTATGGTGGCTCAGGTAATGACTATCTTGATGGTGGGGATGATCTTGACACAATTTGGGGCGGTTCAGGTAACGACAGCATTTTTGGCAGAACAAGCCGTATTACTGCTTATACCAATTCTCCCTATAACTCTTTATATGGAGAAGATGGGGATGATTATATCAGAGGAGGAGTCGATCGAGATAAGATTGATGGAGGTAATGGTAATAACGAGATTTGGGGGGGTAACGGACAGGATATTATCAACGGTGGTATTGGAAATGACAAAATTCACGGAGATGAGTTCATTCAAGTAGATGTCAGACTGCCTGTAAGTCAATGGAAATATTATTTTATTAGGACAAAGGATGTAATTAATAGTGGGGCTGGAAATGACACCATTGAAGGAATGGGACACGATGATGTAATTGATGGTGGAGAAGGTAACGATATTATTTATGGAGATTATATAAAGCCTATAGGAACATATGTAGAGGATATATATGTATATGGAGATGATTATATTAACGGAGGTTTAGGAGACGATGTCCTTTATGGCAATTGGGGAAATGATACTCTTTTATCGGGAGAAGGTACAGATATTCTCTTTGGGGGAAAAAGAAACGATGTACTAAGGGTGACAGGAGATCCCACCCAACAAGGAATCAATATCTTATTTGGTGGTGAGGGAGATGATAGCATTATTGGAGGTGATCATTCTACTCCAGCAGAAAATCTCCTACTGCCCCCATTTCTGGAACAAGAGCTTAAAAACTTAAAAGACTTTATCAAAAGTTTAGAAAATGCCAACAATTTTGTACCTACTATCGGTGAAGTAATAGATGGTGGAAGAGGATTTGACACCATTGAGGCAGGAGAAGGAATGGATATTATTATGGCAGGATTACCTACGTCTGCCAACACTCAAGACAAAGTGCAGTTGATTTACGGTAACTCCAAAGAATCGAAAATACCAGAACCAGATGTATTTGTCATTACTACAGTAGAATTGTCTCGACAAGAGCAGATTAATCAAGCCATGATTGCGGATTCTCTAAACCTAGTTTTAAAAGGGTTGAAAATCCTAGTTACAATCGTCGATATTTCGCAACAGACAGTACCTATAGGAAAGATACCCGGATTAGTCCTTGATATGGGAGTTTATGGGGTAGAGCTATGGAAATTTATTGACAAATACACAGGAAAACGACCAGATGAACCGAGTATCCTCGATAAAATGACGGTAATCCCAGATTTTGATCCCGGTTTGGATGTCTTATATTTAGACAATGGCGGTGGAAAACTAAGATATACAATAGAATACAAAAGTCAGATTATAGGGAATAAAATTTATCAAGGTCTTGTATTCAGCGATGCTCAAGGAAAGATACCACAACCGAGAGTGCTTTTACAGGGTTTTACAAATCGTGACATGGAAAGAATTGTCAGAGATGAAAATCAGATTTTGCCCACTACTGGCGAGTTTGTCGGTATTTCTTTCTTACCAAATCTCAATAGCCCCGATAATTCTGAAACCTCAAGACAACCTTCAGAACCGTTGAACTTAGGAAGTTCTTTTACTCTGACAGAAGATCATGATTTTGTACAAATTGAAAATTCTAATCCCACTGAGATAATTACTTTAGCGGGGAATGACACAATTATAGTGGATACTCAACAAGGGGTTTTAGCAGGTGCAGGAAATGATGAAATTTATGCAGGTGTGGCCAGAGGAAGCAATACTTTATCCGGAGGAATGGGAGAAGACGCATTTTGGTTTTATGATGAGCATGGAGGAGAAGTAATCAATACTGTCAAAAATTTACTAGGAGATGTTGATCAAATTGATTGGGAGGTATGGCAAGAAAATGTTTACCAACAATATATCAACACTTTTGGCGAGGCAACATTAAATGTGGTTGTCGATTTTAATCTTGAAGAGGATTTAATTGGTTTTACTGATTTTCTCATTCCTGTGGGAATAAATAATGTTAGCTGGAGAAAACAGGGTAATGATTCGATTATTTCTTTATTTGAGAGAGATATTATTCTTTTACAAAATACCCCCACGGAAAATGTAACTTCTGAGCATTTTGTCTTTGATAATTCTTTGTTTGAAAAAATTTCTGACGGGGATAATATTCTCAATACTTTTAGTATTTTAGACGAAGAAGAAAACTTAACTGATACTGATAATAATGGTTTTGATGATGAGACTCTAAATATCAGACTAAGTAGTGAGGAGTTAATCAGCAAGAGAAAGTTAATTAAGATTCAAGAGGAAGAAGAATTTTTATCTTCCACAGATACGAATATTATTGTAGGGACTGATGATGATGATAGGATTATTGTCGATGGTAATCAACAGGTTTTTGCTCTTGGGAGAAATGATCAAATCTATGCCAGTATATCTTCTGGAGGTAATATCTTATCTGGTGGTACAGGTAATGATGAATTTTGGTTTTATGATGACAGTGATGGGGATTTAGTTTTAAATATCGTTGAAAATGTGGTTACTGGTGGTGGTAGTCTCAATTTTGATGTTATCGAAGAGTATGGTAAAAGTTTTCAGGATGGAATTGTTAATACAATCACTGATTTCAATCCAGAAGAAGATGCGATCGCATTTGTGGATTTTCCTTTTCCTGTGGGGTTAAATAGTTTTGAATTCAGACAAGAGGGAAATGATTTTATTATTTCTTTATTTGAACGAGATATTATTCTTTTGCAAAACATTAGAGAAGAAAACTTAACCACGGAGAATTTTATTTTTGACAATTCTTTGTTTGACCAAATTTTGACCAATAATCTTAACAATTACACCAATGAACAAGTAATAGTTGATGTTTCTTCTTCTGCTGACAACATTTTTCCAGAAGATGTTATTATCACTTCACCTCAGCCCGATACCTCAACAG is a window from the Cyanobacterium sp. Dongsha4 genome containing:
- a CDS encoding cupin domain-containing protein gives rise to the protein MAQIKSVSQQKLQSIQGGMALFYTPQSSHETMLVQIPPHTIDDLFVHHFQTDQLLVVKGNFVLVVLQNRQYQYLHLTENNPQVITIPPGIPHGAINLSNDSCLLVNAVLRHGETHVKDYQPIKRPFAYNLDLVKKLTNQQLVINN
- a CDS encoding protein-lysine palmitoyltransferase, which produces MSICDIAINENIAKILGEIVFLMGSCDNSKKYPVSFIINYLLPSIHLNQYRIYRTVKENKPIGFVCWAFVNDQVEEQLIKNDINLTIEERKSGEILYILYFIAPFGHAKKITQDLKNNIFPHRIVKGLRLTKDSKKIAKIAIYHNRNKS
- a CDS encoding calcium-binding protein translates to MGKLYQGTESHDRIDIRNTNFNVVWAKSGVDVVHAREDNDTVSGANDQDIIHGYGGDDFLMGEGGRDYIYAGQGNDTIHGGYANWVPGGKDDLADYIRGDEGDDALIGERGNDTLYGGSGNDYLDGGDDLDTIWGGSGNDSIFGRTSRITAYTNSPYNSLYGEDGDDYIRGGVDRDKIDGGNGNNEIWGGNGQDIINGGIGNDKIHGDEFIQVDVRLPVSQWKYYFIRTKDVINSGAGNDTIEGMGHDDVIDGGEGNDIIYGDYIKPIGTYVEDIYVYGDDYINGGLGDDVLYGNWGNDTLLSGEGTDILFGGKRNDVLRVTGDPTQQGINILFGGEGDDSIIGGDHSTPAENLLLPPFLEQELKNLKDFIKSLENANNFVPTIGEVIDGGRGFDTIEAGEGMDIIMAGLPTSANTQDKVQLIYGNSKESKIPEPDVFVITTVELSRQEQINQAMIADSLNLVLKGLKILVTIVDISQQTVPIGKIPGLVLDMGVYGVELWKFIDKYTGKRPDEPSILDKMTVIPDFDPGLDVLYLDNGGGKLRYTIEYKSQIIGNKIYQGLVFSDAQGKIPQPRVLLQGFTNRDMERIVRDENQILPTTGEFVGISFLPNLNSPDNSETSRQPSEPLNLGSSFTLTEDHDFVQIENSNPTEIITLAGNDTIIVDTQQGVLAGAGNDEIYAGVARGSNTLSGGMGEDAFWFYDEHGGEVINTVKNLLGDVDQIDWEVWQENVYQQYINTFGEATLNVVVDFNLEEDLIGFTDFLIPVGINNVSWRKQGNDSIISLFERDIILLQNTPTENVTSEHFVFDNSLFEKISDGDNILNTFSILDEEENLTDTDNNGFDDETLNIRLSSEELISKRKLIKIQEEEEFLSSTDTNIIVGTDDDDRIIVDGNQQVFALGRNDQIYASISSGGNILSGGTGNDEFWFYDDSDGDLVLNIVENVVTGGGSLNFDVIEEYGKSFQDGIVNTITDFNPEEDAIAFVDFPFPVGLNSFEFRQEGNDFIISLFERDIILLQNIREENLTTENFIFDNSLFDQILTNNLNNYTNEQVIVDVSSSADNIFPEDVIITSPQPDTSTVFIAGNQNHTFESGIAPDFFDLISGGANIIQGILPQLNEDIIDGFGENDQITIQNILLSAEQIKLSFAFDSTVLDIDADGDNNIDSSMTLEGDFGDTLFLVNQEENNTDITFKVLDTPIYRFQNKDVSGAYLFAGEEESQSIRENHTNFTEEGLAFKVTHQGDSLIRINRFQNKDIPGAYLFASEEESKSIRENHTNFIEEGIAFYAASVGSSTGSGIYRFQSLVNPGAYIFVGEQERQNIIQSYSDIFVEEGIVFEVVA